In the genome of Manis javanica isolate MJ-LG chromosome 17, MJ_LKY, whole genome shotgun sequence, one region contains:
- the CA7 gene encoding carbonic anhydrase 7 isoform X2, producing MTGHHGWGYGQNDGPSQWHKLYPIAQGDRQSPINIVSSQAVYSPSLKPLELSYEACTSLSIANNGHSVQVDFNDSDDRTVVTGGPLDGPYRLKQFHFHWGKKHSVGSEHTVDGKSFPSELHLVHWNAKKYSTFGEAASAPDGLAVVGVFLETGDEHPSMNRLTDALYMVRFKGTRAQFSCFNPKCLLPASRHFWTYLGSLTTPPLSESVTWIVLREPISISERQMEKFRSLLFTSEDDERIHMVNNFRPPQPLKGRVVKASFRA from the exons ATGACCGGCCACCACGGCTGGGGCTACGGCCAGAACGACG GCCCCTCACAGTGGCACAAGTTGTATCCCATTGCCCAGGGAGACCGCCAATCACCAATCAATATCGTATCCAGCCAGGCTGTATATTCACCCAGCCTGAAGCCACTGGAGCTTTCCTATGAGGCCTGCACATCCCTCAGCATTGCCAACAATGGCCACTCAGTCCAGGTGGACTTCAATGACAGTGATGACAGAACTG TGGTGACTGGAGGCCCCCTGGATGGGCCCTACCGGCTCAAGCAGTTCCACTTCCACTGGGGCAAGAAGCACAGTGTGGGCTCAGAGCACACAGTGGATGGCAAGTCATTCCCCAGTGAG CTGCACCTGGTTCATTGGAACGCCAAGAAATACAGCACCTTTGGGGAGGCGGCCTCAGCACCTGATGGCTTGGCTGTGGTCGGTGTCTTCTTGGAG acAGGGGATGAGCACCCCAGCATGAACCGTCTGACAGATGCACTCTACATGGTTCGATTTAAG GGCACCAGGGCCCAGTTCAGCTGCTTCAACCCCAAATGCCTCCTGCCTGCCAGCCGGCACTTCTGGACCTACCTGGGCTCCCTGACGACGCCCCCACTGAGTGAGAGTGTCACCTGGATTGTGCTCCGGGAGCCCATCAGTATCTCCGAGAGGCAG ATGGAGAAGTTCCGGAGCCTACTTTTCACATCAGAGGACGATGAAAGGATCCACATGGTGAACAACTTCCGGCCACCACAGCCACTGAAGGGCCGTGTGGTCAAGGCCTCCTTCCGGGCCTGA
- the CA7 gene encoding carbonic anhydrase 7 isoform X1 — MGHKIQAAKRKPWAGPSQWHKLYPIAQGDRQSPINIVSSQAVYSPSLKPLELSYEACTSLSIANNGHSVQVDFNDSDDRTVVTGGPLDGPYRLKQFHFHWGKKHSVGSEHTVDGKSFPSELHLVHWNAKKYSTFGEAASAPDGLAVVGVFLETGDEHPSMNRLTDALYMVRFKGTRAQFSCFNPKCLLPASRHFWTYLGSLTTPPLSESVTWIVLREPISISERQMEKFRSLLFTSEDDERIHMVNNFRPPQPLKGRVVKASFRA, encoded by the exons ATGGGACACAAGATCCAGGCTGCCAAGAGGAAACCCTGGGCAG GCCCCTCACAGTGGCACAAGTTGTATCCCATTGCCCAGGGAGACCGCCAATCACCAATCAATATCGTATCCAGCCAGGCTGTATATTCACCCAGCCTGAAGCCACTGGAGCTTTCCTATGAGGCCTGCACATCCCTCAGCATTGCCAACAATGGCCACTCAGTCCAGGTGGACTTCAATGACAGTGATGACAGAACTG TGGTGACTGGAGGCCCCCTGGATGGGCCCTACCGGCTCAAGCAGTTCCACTTCCACTGGGGCAAGAAGCACAGTGTGGGCTCAGAGCACACAGTGGATGGCAAGTCATTCCCCAGTGAG CTGCACCTGGTTCATTGGAACGCCAAGAAATACAGCACCTTTGGGGAGGCGGCCTCAGCACCTGATGGCTTGGCTGTGGTCGGTGTCTTCTTGGAG acAGGGGATGAGCACCCCAGCATGAACCGTCTGACAGATGCACTCTACATGGTTCGATTTAAG GGCACCAGGGCCCAGTTCAGCTGCTTCAACCCCAAATGCCTCCTGCCTGCCAGCCGGCACTTCTGGACCTACCTGGGCTCCCTGACGACGCCCCCACTGAGTGAGAGTGTCACCTGGATTGTGCTCCGGGAGCCCATCAGTATCTCCGAGAGGCAG ATGGAGAAGTTCCGGAGCCTACTTTTCACATCAGAGGACGATGAAAGGATCCACATGGTGAACAACTTCCGGCCACCACAGCCACTGAAGGGCCGTGTGGTCAAGGCCTCCTTCCGGGCCTGA